A single region of the uncultured Draconibacterium sp. genome encodes:
- a CDS encoding penicillin-binding protein — protein sequence MGIRKTILSRIAIVYFVLTLFGVVVVFKLVSVQQIKNERWQQIEKNLSNNTVIIPPVRGTICADDGSVLATSVPGYKIRIDLAAEGVKKVFDNEVDSLAWYLSGFYKDASKKEYARRLRSAYKNRNRGYLLTPEKIDYNQLQEFKNFPILRRGRFGGGLIIEQENKRLNPLGMLAQRTIGSLNKENALTPVPVGYNGLERSYEMYLRGENGISYKQNLSGRWVTRTEIEPQNGMDIITTINVKMQDIAESALYKQALKSNPEWATAVLMEVKTGEIKAIANLGKTKEGFYEKDNYALGHRGCYEPGSTFKLVSLMVALEDGVVDTSDVFDTGNGYWAQENITDDHACGKVNVKQILEQSSNIGTAKVILSKYTNNPKDYVDRIYGFGIQKPLGLELAGEGQPYIKYPGNADWWGTTTLGRMSYGYDLRLTPLQILNFYNAVANDGAMVKPRLVKEIRNNGALVKTFKPELLNPMIVSKETIGKAQAMLEGVCQNGTGRGVQGEHFKVAGKTGTARVARSDGKGYEYGAYYASFVGYFPADNPMYSLIVTFKKPRNSIYGAAVAGPVFKEISEKVYASQIMNATPEDDNREGEDIPQIKSGQRDDILRLAEELELKNVRGLPDSRMVSLNTQDSTIVLEENVVPVNAVPDVVGMGASNAVFLLENAGLKVKINGIGKVKKQSLKPGSSYRPGQTVYLSLS from the coding sequence GTGGGGATCAGGAAAACCATATTGTCGCGTATTGCAATTGTATACTTCGTGTTGACGTTGTTCGGAGTTGTGGTTGTGTTTAAGCTTGTTTCTGTTCAGCAGATAAAAAATGAGCGCTGGCAGCAAATTGAGAAAAACCTGAGCAATAATACAGTTATTATTCCACCGGTACGGGGAACCATTTGTGCTGATGACGGCAGTGTTTTGGCTACGTCGGTTCCGGGGTATAAAATTCGCATCGATTTGGCGGCCGAAGGAGTTAAAAAAGTATTCGATAACGAGGTGGATTCATTAGCCTGGTATTTGTCGGGTTTTTATAAAGATGCTTCAAAAAAAGAATATGCGAGGCGATTGCGTTCGGCTTACAAGAACAGGAATCGTGGCTATCTGCTCACTCCGGAAAAAATAGATTACAATCAATTACAGGAATTTAAAAATTTCCCGATTCTGCGCCGCGGACGATTTGGTGGCGGACTGATCATCGAACAGGAGAATAAGCGTCTGAATCCTTTGGGTATGCTGGCTCAGCGAACCATCGGAAGTTTGAATAAAGAAAATGCCCTAACTCCGGTTCCGGTAGGTTACAACGGTCTGGAACGTTCGTATGAAATGTACCTGCGTGGTGAAAATGGTATCAGTTACAAACAAAATCTTTCAGGTCGTTGGGTAACTCGAACCGAAATTGAGCCGCAAAACGGGATGGATATTATTACCACCATTAATGTAAAGATGCAGGACATTGCCGAAAGTGCTTTATATAAACAGGCGTTGAAATCGAATCCGGAATGGGCAACTGCAGTTTTAATGGAAGTGAAAACAGGGGAGATCAAAGCGATTGCGAACCTGGGAAAAACAAAAGAAGGTTTCTACGAAAAAGATAATTACGCACTGGGACATCGTGGGTGTTACGAGCCGGGGTCCACTTTTAAACTGGTTTCGCTGATGGTGGCGCTGGAAGACGGAGTGGTGGACACCAGCGATGTGTTTGATACCGGAAATGGTTACTGGGCACAGGAAAATATTACCGATGACCACGCTTGTGGTAAAGTGAATGTGAAACAAATTCTGGAGCAGTCATCGAATATCGGAACGGCAAAAGTGATATTGTCGAAGTATACAAACAATCCAAAAGACTATGTTGACCGGATTTATGGATTTGGCATTCAAAAACCTTTGGGACTGGAACTGGCCGGTGAAGGACAACCTTATATAAAGTACCCCGGAAATGCCGATTGGTGGGGGACTACCACTTTAGGTCGTATGTCGTATGGTTACGATTTGCGACTTACTCCACTGCAAATTTTGAATTTCTATAACGCTGTTGCCAACGACGGCGCCATGGTAAAACCACGTTTGGTAAAAGAAATTCGAAATAACGGAGCTCTGGTAAAAACATTTAAACCTGAATTGTTGAATCCGATGATTGTGTCGAAAGAGACCATTGGAAAAGCGCAGGCCATGTTGGAGGGTGTTTGTCAGAACGGAACCGGGCGCGGTGTTCAGGGAGAACATTTTAAAGTGGCTGGTAAAACCGGAACAGCGCGAGTTGCCCGATCGGACGGTAAAGGTTACGAATACGGAGCTTATTACGCATCGTTTGTGGGGTATTTCCCGGCAGACAATCCGATGTATTCATTGATTGTGACCTTTAAAAAGCCACGGAACTCGATTTACGGAGCAGCCGTTGCCGGTCCTGTTTTTAAAGAGATTTCCGAAAAAGTATATGCCAGTCAGATTATGAATGCCACTCCCGAAGATGATAATCGGGAAGGAGAGGATATTCCTCAGATAAAAAGCGGGCAGCGCGACGACATCCTTCGTTTGGCTGAAGAGCTGGAGTTGAAAAATGTGCGTGGATTACCCGATTCAAGGATGGTTTCGCTGAATACACAGGACAGTACAATTGTGCTGGAAGAGAATGTGGTGCCGGTAAATGCAGTACCTGATGTAGTTGGAATGGGTGCCAGCAACGCCGTTTTCCTGTTGGAGAATGCAGGCTTGAAAGTGAAAATAAACGGAATAGGAAAAGTTAAAAAACAATCGTTGAAACCCGGTAGCTCATATCGCCCGGGTCAAACAGTATATCTCTCATTAAGTTAA
- a CDS encoding FtsL-like putative cell division protein, translated as MAEQNKNTRKRTGMKSFIGGTILTDERTLKQMPFVGFLAVLGLLLITNRNWSESTLREIVVLQEELEELRSESVTLSAKLMDASRPSEVAKRVEEAGIGLQEPMRPPQKITVEKED; from the coding sequence ATGGCAGAGCAAAATAAAAATACAAGAAAACGTACGGGGATGAAATCCTTTATCGGGGGGACCATTCTTACCGATGAGCGCACTCTGAAGCAGATGCCGTTTGTAGGTTTTCTGGCGGTTCTGGGCTTGCTGCTGATTACCAATCGTAACTGGTCGGAAAGCACACTGCGCGAGATTGTGGTGTTGCAGGAGGAGTTGGAAGAGTTGCGATCAGAATCGGTAACACTTTCTGCCAAATTGATGGACGCCAGCCGTCCGTCGGAAGTAGCAAAACGAGTTGAAGAGGCCGGAATTGGTTTGCAGGAACCAATGCGTCCTCCGCAAAAAATAACGGTTGAAAAAGAAGATTAG
- the rsmH gene encoding 16S rRNA (cytosine(1402)-N(4))-methyltransferase RsmH has product MSDVYHIPVLAAESIEGMNLHPGASVVDATFGGGGHSAMILNALDSGGRLFAFDQDEDAAGNAIKDDRLFFIRHNFRYVRNFLRYHDVEQVDAVFADLGVSSHEFDEADRGFSFRFDAPLDMRMNREAGLDAAKVVNEYDEEKLQMIFRMYGEVKNARKLVAQIVKARSEAPIKTTTRLKEIASSCAPKAIENKYLAQVFQALRIEVNEEMEALREFLATSLDILKPGGRLVILTYHSLEDRLCKNFMKSGNFEGKIEKDFYGNVQSPFKIINRKVIIAGEEELKSNPRSRSAKLRIAERI; this is encoded by the coding sequence ATGTCTGATGTTTATCACATACCGGTTCTGGCAGCCGAAAGTATCGAGGGGATGAATCTGCATCCCGGGGCCAGTGTTGTCGACGCTACTTTTGGAGGTGGCGGTCATTCGGCAATGATATTGAATGCACTTGACAGTGGTGGTCGTTTGTTCGCTTTCGATCAGGACGAAGACGCTGCCGGGAATGCCATAAAGGATGACCGGCTTTTTTTTATTCGTCATAATTTTCGTTACGTACGTAATTTTCTGCGCTACCATGATGTAGAGCAAGTGGATGCGGTTTTTGCAGATCTTGGCGTTTCGTCGCACGAGTTTGATGAAGCCGATCGTGGTTTTTCATTTCGTTTTGATGCTCCGCTCGACATGCGCATGAATCGGGAAGCCGGACTTGATGCCGCGAAAGTTGTGAATGAGTACGACGAAGAAAAACTTCAGATGATTTTTCGGATGTACGGCGAAGTTAAAAACGCGCGGAAGTTGGTTGCGCAAATCGTTAAAGCCAGAAGTGAAGCTCCGATAAAAACCACTACACGCTTAAAAGAGATTGCGTCGTCGTGCGCTCCAAAAGCAATCGAGAATAAATATTTAGCACAGGTTTTTCAGGCACTTCGTATTGAGGTGAATGAAGAGATGGAAGCCTTGCGCGAATTTCTGGCTACTTCGCTCGATATTCTAAAACCCGGCGGTCGCCTGGTAATTCTTACTTATCACAGTCTGGAAGATCGCCTGTGTAAGAATTTTATGAAGTCGGGAAATTTCGAAGGAAAGATCGAAAAGGACTTTTACGGCAATGTGCAGTCGCCTTTCAAAATCATAAACCGAAAAGTGATTATCGCCGGGGAAGAGGAGTTAAAGTCAAATCCGCGATCAAGAAGTGCTAAACTGAGAATAGCAGAACGAATTTAA
- a CDS encoding division/cell wall cluster transcriptional repressor MraZ produces the protein MAFFAGTYQATIDDKGRVVLPSAFKKAMGENIPDQVVLEKNRLGKCLDIHPMEVWQEKVEKFQAKVRASTNPAHFAALRQYFRNFAPVSLAANGRINIPDEYLKYANLEGKVTFLGMGASISLSNEIVAEADDISDDAYLDMLREFDL, from the coding sequence ATGGCATTTTTTGCAGGAACATATCAGGCTACCATCGACGACAAAGGGCGTGTGGTTCTTCCGTCGGCTTTTAAGAAGGCGATGGGCGAGAATATTCCTGACCAGGTTGTTCTGGAGAAGAACCGACTGGGGAAATGCCTCGATATTCATCCGATGGAAGTGTGGCAGGAAAAAGTGGAGAAGTTTCAGGCGAAAGTACGCGCCAGTACCAATCCTGCGCATTTTGCAGCTTTGCGTCAGTATTTCCGGAATTTTGCTCCGGTAAGCCTCGCCGCAAACGGTCGGATAAATATTCCTGATGAATATTTAAAGTACGCGAACCTGGAGGGCAAGGTGACATTCCTGGGAATGGGCGCCTCTATTAGCCTGAGCAACGAAATCGTGGCAGAAGCCGACGATATATCTGATGATGCTTATCTGGACATGTTGAGAGAATTTGATTTGTAG
- a CDS encoding 1-acyl-sn-glycerol-3-phosphate acyltransferase — protein MTTENSTKSYKPIRIREVFAAKSPGLAKFIPGFVYRWLNNILHLDEVNTFLKKYGHLEGIEFVDKVVEEFNVHEFVHNLGNIPESGRYIIASNHPLGGFDGMLLMKNVEARLGSFKFLANDILLNIPQLSPVFVPVNKHGGHVRKAAKKLSECYNSDDQILIFPSGLASRKINGQIMDLEWKKHFISKSIKHKRDIIPVFISGRNSNRFYRLAKFRKFFRIKWNLEMFFLPDETMKHQNTDVHLYFGEPIPYTTFDHTKTHQEWAEWVKQKVYELKESSDSVN, from the coding sequence ATGACCACAGAGAATAGCACAAAAAGCTACAAGCCAATTCGGATAAGAGAGGTATTTGCCGCCAAAAGTCCGGGACTGGCAAAATTCATCCCGGGATTTGTATATCGATGGTTAAACAACATCCTGCATCTCGACGAAGTGAACACGTTCCTTAAAAAGTACGGACACCTCGAGGGAATTGAATTTGTAGACAAAGTTGTTGAAGAATTTAATGTTCATGAATTCGTTCACAACCTGGGAAACATTCCGGAATCAGGGCGTTACATCATTGCCAGCAACCACCCACTGGGCGGTTTTGACGGTATGTTGCTGATGAAAAATGTAGAAGCACGTTTGGGATCTTTCAAGTTTTTAGCCAACGATATTTTACTCAATATTCCACAACTTAGTCCTGTTTTTGTTCCGGTAAACAAACATGGCGGACATGTGCGCAAGGCTGCGAAAAAGCTCTCGGAATGTTACAACTCGGATGATCAGATTTTAATATTCCCATCAGGTCTGGCATCCCGAAAAATTAATGGACAGATTATGGATCTGGAGTGGAAAAAACATTTCATCAGCAAATCAATAAAACACAAACGAGATATTATTCCCGTTTTTATCAGCGGAAGAAATTCAAACCGATTCTATCGCCTGGCTAAATTCAGGAAGTTTTTCAGAATAAAATGGAACCTCGAAATGTTTTTTCTGCCCGACGAGACCATGAAACACCAAAATACCGATGTACATCTTTATTTTGGCGAACCCATTCCTTACACCACTTTCGACCACACAAAAACGCACCAGGAATGGGCCGAATGGGTAAAACAAAAAGTTTATGAACTAAAAGAAAGTTCTGATTCAGTAAATTAA
- a CDS encoding GNAT family N-acetyltransferase: MKDIIAPIAREEIYAELTPEKLLRKTNKGGNEIYIVTAHDSPAIMHELGRLREITFRDAGGGTGKETDIDAYDTAKNPYKQLIVWDPDAKEILGGYRYVLCADAPRDEEGNIKLATSRVFHFSKEFEENYLPYTLELGRSFVQPAYQSSKAGAKALFALDNLWDGLGALTVDHPEIKYFFGKITMYEHFHNEARNLIQYFFKKYFRDKENLVYPYNPVEFNIDMDAMKKLFVGPEYKDDYKILVQNVRTFGENIPPLVNAYMNLSPSMKTFGTIKNEVFGNVLETGIILTIKDIYEVKVDRHIETYIKGKEDDEWPTVE; this comes from the coding sequence ATGAAGGACATAATAGCACCTATAGCAAGAGAAGAAATTTACGCTGAGCTAACGCCTGAAAAATTACTTCGCAAAACCAACAAAGGTGGTAACGAAATATATATTGTAACAGCACACGACTCACCTGCAATTATGCACGAGCTGGGTCGTTTACGCGAAATCACTTTCAGGGATGCAGGTGGTGGCACCGGTAAAGAAACCGACATCGATGCATACGACACCGCAAAAAATCCTTACAAGCAATTGATTGTTTGGGATCCGGATGCAAAAGAGATTTTAGGCGGTTACCGTTATGTGTTGTGCGCCGATGCGCCTCGCGACGAAGAAGGCAACATTAAACTGGCCACTTCGCGGGTTTTTCACTTTTCGAAAGAATTTGAAGAGAACTACCTGCCCTACACACTGGAGTTGGGTCGCTCGTTTGTTCAACCGGCTTATCAGTCGAGTAAAGCCGGAGCCAAAGCTCTTTTTGCACTCGACAACCTTTGGGACGGATTGGGAGCGCTTACCGTTGACCATCCGGAGATAAAATATTTCTTTGGAAAAATTACAATGTACGAGCACTTCCATAATGAAGCGCGTAACCTGATTCAGTATTTCTTTAAAAAATATTTCCGCGACAAGGAAAATCTTGTATACCCGTATAATCCTGTTGAATTCAACATCGACATGGATGCCATGAAGAAACTTTTTGTTGGCCCGGAATACAAGGATGACTACAAAATTCTGGTACAAAACGTACGGACATTTGGCGAGAATATTCCTCCGCTGGTAAATGCCTACATGAACCTTTCACCATCGATGAAAACTTTTGGAACCATTAAAAACGAGGTGTTTGGAAACGTACTTGAAACCGGAATTATTTTAACAATCAAAGATATTTACGAGGTTAAAGTCGACCGTCACATTGAAACTTACATAAAAGGTAAGGAAGATGATGAATGGCCAACGGTTGAATAA
- a CDS encoding amidophosphoribosyltransferase — MSDQIKHECGIALIRLLKPLSYYHKKYGTWKYGLNKLYLLMEKQHNRGQDGAGICCVKSELDPGNPYISRFRSVEPNPIKDVFDKVNKPLKKAKRNNFDINDPEWAENNFPFAGTLYLGHLRYGTFGKNSIDFTHPVMRQNNWKSRNLVLAGNFNLTNTDELFNVLLNLGQHPKAYTDTVTALEKVGHFLDEENQYLFRKYKNEGYDNNEISPLIEQNLDIQNILERASKDWDGGYAMAGLIGHGDAFVVRDPWGIRPAHYYADDEIVVVASERPVIQTVMNLQEDDVQEIGPGEGLIVKKNGKISREMIRVPHKRKSCSFERIYFSRGSDKAIYQERKQLGRLLTPIVLEAVDYDYENTVFSYIPNTAETAFYGLVDGVRSHLVDWKIDQIQKKNGSLSDKDIKRILSFEPRVEKIAIKDVKLRTFIADDASRDDLVAHVYDVTYGVIQKDKDTLVIIDDSIVRGTTLKKSILKILDRLKPKKIIVVSSAPQIRYPDCYGIDMARLDKFIAFNAAIELLKDHGKESLIQQVYKKCKEQENLPKEEMVNYVREIYQPFTAEEVSAKIAELLKPEDCNAEVEIVYQSIENLHKACPNDLGDWYFTGNYPTPGGNRVVNGSFINYIEGKDARAY, encoded by the coding sequence ATGAGTGACCAGATTAAACACGAGTGTGGCATTGCTTTAATTCGTTTGTTAAAACCGCTTTCTTACTACCATAAAAAGTATGGTACCTGGAAGTACGGTCTGAATAAGTTGTACCTTTTAATGGAAAAACAGCATAACCGCGGACAGGACGGCGCCGGAATTTGCTGTGTAAAATCAGAACTCGATCCGGGAAATCCGTACATAAGTCGGTTCCGCTCGGTTGAGCCAAATCCAATAAAAGATGTTTTTGATAAGGTGAACAAACCTTTGAAAAAAGCAAAACGTAACAACTTCGACATTAATGACCCGGAATGGGCAGAAAACAATTTTCCGTTTGCCGGAACGCTTTACCTTGGGCACCTACGCTATGGTACTTTTGGTAAAAACAGCATCGATTTTACGCATCCGGTGATGCGCCAGAACAACTGGAAATCGCGTAACCTGGTGTTGGCGGGTAACTTTAACCTTACCAATACCGACGAGCTTTTTAATGTTCTGCTTAACCTGGGGCAGCACCCAAAAGCTTACACCGATACGGTAACTGCACTCGAAAAAGTTGGTCATTTCCTTGATGAGGAAAACCAATATCTTTTCAGAAAATATAAAAACGAAGGCTACGATAATAACGAGATTTCGCCGTTGATTGAGCAAAACCTCGATATCCAGAATATTCTGGAGCGTGCGTCGAAAGACTGGGATGGTGGTTATGCTATGGCCGGATTGATTGGGCATGGCGATGCATTCGTAGTTCGCGATCCGTGGGGTATTCGTCCGGCACATTATTATGCCGACGATGAAATTGTGGTGGTAGCTTCTGAGCGCCCTGTAATTCAAACTGTAATGAATTTGCAGGAAGATGATGTGCAGGAAATTGGCCCCGGCGAAGGACTGATTGTTAAAAAGAACGGAAAGATTTCGAGAGAAATGATCCGTGTGCCTCATAAAAGAAAGTCTTGTTCGTTCGAGCGAATTTATTTCTCGCGTGGTAGCGATAAGGCAATTTACCAGGAAAGAAAGCAGCTGGGGCGTTTACTAACTCCGATTGTTTTGGAAGCTGTTGATTACGATTACGAAAATACCGTATTCTCGTATATCCCGAACACTGCAGAAACCGCTTTTTATGGTTTGGTTGATGGTGTTCGCAGCCATTTGGTAGATTGGAAAATCGATCAGATTCAAAAGAAGAACGGTTCATTATCCGACAAGGATATAAAACGAATTCTATCGTTTGAACCGCGGGTAGAGAAAATTGCCATTAAAGATGTGAAGCTGCGCACCTTTATCGCCGACGATGCCAGTCGTGATGATTTGGTAGCGCACGTTTACGATGTTACCTATGGCGTGATTCAGAAAGACAAGGATACGCTGGTAATTATCGACGATTCGATTGTGCGTGGTACAACCTTGAAAAAGAGTATCCTTAAAATACTCGACCGACTGAAGCCGAAAAAGATCATTGTTGTTTCGTCGGCACCACAAATTCGTTATCCTGATTGTTATGGAATCGACATGGCGCGTCTCGATAAATTTATTGCTTTTAACGCGGCTATCGAATTGTTGAAAGATCATGGTAAAGAATCGCTGATTCAGCAGGTTTATAAAAAATGTAAAGAGCAGGAGAATTTGCCAAAAGAAGAAATGGTAAACTACGTGCGCGAAATTTATCAGCCATTTACAGCTGAAGAGGTTTCGGCAAAAATTGCTGAATTGCTTAAGCCGGAAGATTGTAATGCGGAGGTGGAGATTGTTTATCAGTCAATCGAAAATCTGCACAAGGCTTGTCCGAACGATTTGGGCGACTGGTACTTTACAGGTAATTACCCAACTCCTGGAGGAAACCGGGTGGTTAACGGATCATTCATTAATTATATTGAAGGAAAAGACGCCAGAGCCTACTAG
- a CDS encoding SPOR domain-containing protein: MRTFLLVLVGLLATNFSFAQVDLYEEMPADTSNIAILDRLEVNRDARLDKMLKWHIEKNQKREGMDGYRVEIFFSSSLDAKEQALNLKTEFLTNYPDFPVHIKFIAPNFRVRVGDFRTKNEALKLYKQIQKNYPAAFIVPDVIEFPLLKQNQYE, from the coding sequence ATGAGGACTTTTTTGCTGGTTTTAGTTGGTCTGTTGGCCACAAATTTCTCGTTCGCCCAAGTTGATCTTTATGAAGAAATGCCTGCTGATACAAGCAACATTGCTATTTTAGACCGGCTGGAGGTGAATAGAGATGCGCGGCTCGACAAAATGCTAAAATGGCATATTGAAAAGAACCAAAAAAGAGAGGGGATGGATGGATACAGGGTTGAGATCTTTTTTAGTTCTAGTTTGGACGCTAAAGAACAAGCCCTTAACCTAAAAACTGAATTTCTGACAAACTACCCGGATTTTCCCGTTCATATAAAATTTATTGCACCAAACTTTCGGGTTCGTGTAGGCGATTTTAGAACGAAAAATGAGGCTTTGAAGTTGTATAAGCAAATTCAAAAAAATTATCCCGCAGCTTTTATTGTTCCTGATGTAATCGAATTTCCATTGTTGAAACAAAATCAGTATGAGTGA
- a CDS encoding carboxymuconolactone decarboxylase family protein: protein MGNPVEEFGSYRAKMNEKILASDNKVMKRIFSLDTLTYKEGALGANVKEMLGLATSLVLRCDDCVKYHLEKCHELNVTTDEVFEVFSVANVVGGTICIPHTRRAVEYWEELNKLKKD, encoded by the coding sequence ATGGGAAATCCAGTGGAAGAATTTGGCAGCTACCGGGCAAAAATGAATGAAAAAATCCTGGCTTCGGACAACAAAGTGATGAAGCGCATTTTTAGTCTCGACACATTAACTTATAAGGAAGGTGCACTGGGTGCCAACGTAAAAGAAATGCTGGGGCTGGCAACATCGCTGGTGCTGCGTTGCGACGATTGCGTAAAATACCACCTCGAGAAATGCCACGAGCTAAATGTAACCACCGACGAAGTTTTTGAGGTTTTTAGCGTAGCTAATGTAGTTGGCGGAACCATTTGTATTCCGCACACCCGAAGAGCCGTTGAATACTGGGAAGAACTGAACAAATTAAAAAAAGATTAA
- a CDS encoding NifB/NifX family molybdenum-iron cluster-binding protein has translation MSKIFAITSSGKTEKSFLDLRFGKCEYIVLFDVDKNQYSIEENKFIEESHSGIKLVDFLKEQGVTTIVTGEVGPMVSERLEKEKLQLVLLHEERIRVDEIMDRIES, from the coding sequence ATGAGTAAAATATTTGCGATTACATCCTCGGGCAAAACAGAAAAGTCATTTCTCGACCTGCGTTTTGGAAAGTGTGAATACATTGTACTGTTTGATGTGGATAAAAACCAGTATTCCATCGAGGAGAATAAATTTATTGAAGAATCGCACAGTGGAATTAAATTAGTTGATTTTTTAAAAGAGCAGGGAGTAACCACCATTGTAACCGGTGAAGTTGGGCCAATGGTTAGTGAGCGTTTAGAAAAAGAAAAACTACAATTAGTGCTTTTGCACGAAGAGCGCATCCGTGTTGACGAAATTATGGACCGAATTGAAAGCTAA
- the yjjX gene encoding inosine/xanthosine triphosphatase, translated as MKIVVASKNPVKINATDAGFSTYFEGVEVQGVSVESGVSDQPKSDEETLKGALNRVENARKEFSDADYWVGIEGGLSVNCSEVEAFAWIVITSGEKTGKARTTSFQLPRKVAALIAEGYELGEANDILFKQENSKQKTGAVGLLTGNKINRTALYKQAVQLALVPFLNPGLY; from the coding sequence ATGAAGATAGTTGTAGCCTCAAAAAATCCGGTAAAGATAAATGCCACCGATGCAGGATTTAGTACCTATTTTGAAGGTGTTGAAGTGCAGGGTGTTTCGGTTGAGTCGGGTGTTTCGGATCAGCCAAAAAGCGATGAGGAAACTTTAAAAGGGGCGTTAAACCGTGTAGAGAATGCCCGAAAAGAATTTAGTGATGCCGACTATTGGGTGGGTATTGAAGGTGGACTTTCGGTGAATTGTTCGGAAGTTGAAGCTTTTGCCTGGATCGTTATCACATCGGGAGAAAAAACCGGTAAGGCACGAACAACAAGTTTTCAGTTGCCGCGTAAGGTGGCAGCGTTAATTGCCGAAGGTTATGAGTTGGGCGAGGCCAACGATATTTTGTTTAAACAAGAAAACTCGAAACAAAAAACCGGTGCAGTGGGGTTGTTAACGGGGAATAAAATTAACCGGACCGCCCTTTACAAACAGGCGGTACAGCTGGCGTTGGTGCCATTTTTAAACCCCGGTTTATATTAG
- a CDS encoding GNAT family N-acetyltransferase produces MIIRQATLKDHKTLVEFQLAMAHETEGIELHAPTVEKGVEAVLNDSNKGHYYVAEINGQVVSSLLTTFEWSDWRNGTILWIQSVYVKSDFRRKGVYRKMYAHIKDMVMEADNLNGIRLYADKTNVAAQKTYENLGMNQDHYVTFEWMK; encoded by the coding sequence ATGATAATACGACAAGCAACTTTAAAAGACCACAAAACTTTAGTAGAATTTCAGTTGGCAATGGCGCACGAAACAGAGGGCATCGAACTGCACGCACCAACAGTAGAGAAAGGTGTTGAAGCCGTTTTAAACGACAGCAACAAAGGCCACTATTACGTTGCCGAAATTAACGGACAGGTAGTAAGTTCGCTGCTAACCACTTTCGAATGGAGCGACTGGCGCAACGGAACAATTTTGTGGATACAATCGGTTTATGTGAAGTCCGATTTCAGACGAAAAGGTGTTTACCGCAAAATGTATGCACACATTAAAGATATGGTAATGGAAGCCGACAACCTTAACGGAATTCGCCTTTACGCCGACAAAACAAATGTGGCAGCACAAAAAACATACGAAAATCTGGGAATGAACCAGGACCACTATGTTACGTTTGAATGGATGAAGTAG
- a CDS encoding RNA-binding domain-containing protein, whose protein sequence is MSSYIYKLIAEGEHQQQDFKFCINDSKKIAKSLVAFANTDGGRLLIGVKDNGKIAGISSDEEFYMIESAAKIYSKPQIDFTTKQWTIEGKTVLEIGIEASDKKPHFAKDENGKWLAYIRQKDENILAHKIQIEVWRKEKSSKGVYLSYSDDERFLIDYLRKNESITFSKFIRQAHLSRKKAEEILSNFVIIDIIKMNTTLDGTYFTLNTEFDKEEIEKFS, encoded by the coding sequence ATGAGCAGTTATATCTATAAACTTATTGCAGAGGGAGAGCATCAGCAGCAGGATTTTAAGTTTTGTATTAACGACTCGAAAAAAATTGCCAAATCGCTGGTGGCCTTTGCCAACACCGATGGCGGGCGTTTGCTTATTGGCGTAAAAGACAATGGCAAAATTGCCGGCATTAGCAGCGACGAAGAATTCTACATGATTGAATCGGCGGCAAAAATATACAGCAAACCTCAAATTGATTTCACTACAAAACAATGGACAATCGAGGGCAAAACAGTTTTGGAAATCGGAATTGAAGCCAGCGATAAAAAACCACATTTTGCGAAAGACGAAAACGGGAAATGGCTGGCCTACATCCGCCAGAAAGACGAAAATATATTGGCCCACAAAATACAGATCGAAGTGTGGCGAAAGGAAAAAAGTTCGAAAGGCGTTTACTTAAGCTACTCCGACGACGAGCGTTTTCTGATCGACTACTTACGAAAAAATGAATCCATCACCTTTTCAAAATTTATACGACAAGCACATTTATCGCGCAAAAAAGCGGAAGAAATACTAAGCAATTTTGTGATAATCGACATTATAAAAATGAATACCACGCTTGATGGAACTTATTTTACGCTGAATACCGAGTTTGATAAAGAAGAAATTGAAAAGTTCAGCTGA